A single genomic interval of Oncorhynchus gorbuscha isolate QuinsamMale2020 ecotype Even-year linkage group LG25, OgorEven_v1.0, whole genome shotgun sequence harbors:
- the LOC124014622 gene encoding mucin-2-like gives MTSITSSVMMENKTWIDAQSYCRQNHTDLVSVRNQTENTEIKKKISLTGLPVWIGLFLDSWRWSDQSDSSFRNGTLGHPDASGQNCVALFSESVNSAEWVKHPCDHRHNFICNIDRDVKTTTAPLPTPTTTPSTPTTTTTVPSTPTTTTPSTPTTTTPSTSTTTTTVPSTPTTTTTTPSTPTTTTTSTPTTTMPSTPTTTTTVPSTPTATTTVPSTPTTTTTTPSTPTTTTTTPSTPTTTTTTPSTPTTTTTTTTTTPSTPTTTTIAPQILRKTTTPTPEKPQLKRHVVRMKTTPKDQHLNLSDPAVQDAILQEIRNKLKEQGLPADTKVTWTKQPDWKVFHKEEEGSPKKKEQEKKMKKSMMTKREL, from the exons ATGACCAGCATCACTTCATCTGTTATGATG GAGAACAAGACCTGGATAGATGCTCAGAGTTACTGCAGACAGAATCACACAGACCTGGTCAGTGTGAGGAACCAGACTGAGAACACAGAGATAAAGAAGAAGATATCACTGACAGGACTTCCTGTGTGGATCGGCCTGTTTCTAGACTCCTGGAGATGGTCAGACCAGAGTGACTCCTCATTTAGAAACGGGACATTAGGACATCCTGATGCTTCAGGACAGAACTGTGTTGCATTGTTTTCTGAATCAGTTAATTCTGCTGAATGGGTAAAACATCCCTGTGACCACAGACATAATTTCATCTGCAATATTG ACAGAGATGTGAAGACCACGACTGCCCCTCTGCCCACACCCACAACCACCCCTTCCACCCCGACCACAACCACAACCGTGCCTTCCACCCCGACAACAACCACTCCTTCCACCCCGACAACAACCACCCCTTCCACCTCGACCACAACCACAACCGTGCCTTCCACCCcgacaacaaccacaaccacgCCTTCCACCCCGACAACAACCACGACTTCCACCCCGACAACAACCATGCCTTCCACCCCGACCACAACCACAACCGTGCCTTCCACCCCGACCGCAACCACAACCGTGCCTTCCACCCcgacaacaaccacaaccacgCCTTCCACCCcgacaacaaccacaaccacgCCTTCCACCCcgacaacaaccacaaccacgCCTTCCACCCcgacaacaaccacaaccacaaccacaaccacgcCTTCCACCCCGACCACAACCACTATTGCCCCACAGATCTTACGCAAGACTACCACACCGACCCCTGAGAAACCTCAACTGAAGAGACATGTGGTGAGAATGAAGACGACCCCAAAGGATCAACATCTGAACCTCAGTGATCCTGCTGTTCAGGACGCCATCTTACAAGAG ATAAGGAACAAGCTGAAGGAGCAGGGGTTACCTGCAGACACCAAAGTGACATGGACAAAGCAGCCTGATTGGAAGGTCTTCCACAAGGAGGAAGAAGGGTCTCCCAAGAAAAAAGAGCAggagaagaagatgaagaagagtATGATGACAAAGAGAGAACTCTAA